In Brienomyrus brachyistius isolate T26 chromosome 25, BBRACH_0.4, whole genome shotgun sequence, a single window of DNA contains:
- the limch1a gene encoding LIM and calponin homology domains-containing protein 1a isoform X1 — MEGDCSLAAKSQLAARMENFACTVVFTRPAPQGPCLPHMRPSVKAATGRRFGDKDFRSGLENGILLCELLSSIKPGLVKKINRLPTPIAGLDNLTLFLRGCEELGLKGSQLFDPGDLQDTSIRANPKGSDCNRKLKNVLITIYWLGKAANSCTTYNGPTLDLKEFEGLLSQMRKEAEDMESPKRNVRDSGYIDCWDSERSDSLSPPRHGRDDSFDSLDSFGSRSQQTPSPDVVIRGSSDGRGSDSETDAPHRKLPDMRKDDMLARRTSYNEPRTMMPFNQYLPNKSNQSAYVPASLRKKRAEREDSRKSWSTATSPIGGERPFSHPEAIQEEGLQPEEGEDRTRALLKTVTGGGTTCLTPPLWEGKDEQEIKKLERLEKAGIRVLPAAIRYSSLKPAGKEPPRGPTPDIILRKDNEFSRMQQEHESDSGEEEEAERRVPDVEKDDLASRRAQMSRGTPRMQQQFLPSSCSSQDRERWERIRRSSQQAALERQQQQVLSETKDSSRLEPNAVAPKEIPPVQPQLQEGQGVSPQALPNALRDDLARRRAHSGPPPQRENLSAFMQASITQSDLEKWERLKMTVETSETEAPSQDSSFGMVARKGSSWVPEEWEEQRKEAEHGGSSHAIPNVQKDDLARRRAQSSLLSQRDAPQSCFQASITQSDLEKWDRLKMTVETSEAPSAPVCQACLEKSWQPPAILADTAARDDLASRRARAHQRPAASRQRFVHFGPVTEIDQKCWEKLSIARPGEEEQEAESGAGPGNESLTLRRLLSAAAVATPTIGLGSQLTERAASPSGLIGGEAARLPMLPELVHRENDALDQKLAQYKRQEEEEEAEEVRGERSPDLEKDDMLARRTKVFHKSTSSPAYNRFLPLPGSKVQAPREGALSSPKALGKTVDDPAGRGESPKEEVFPDRPRDGKELRPVLRVQEPQGMVDATAHSDQDIAVPVSAIVKSSDEEECEEERPLPNLEKDDMHARRTGAFQKAAGPAFNSFLPVPGSVRHKSAPVSAAAGSTSSKPVEQGKIPPSESPSITYSAEMQQGPPAVITMPLNLAGKPGGGPEKSLQPPRGIEGEEAGEDRKLTSLPVKVGRDDMWSWHSHAPPARTSPSPPCYLPAPGSQQEASGRAEAEGEELPWGPSGLDDEMPPIFSHRAASVSDDPESVSMIDMRCEEEAILQPYSQARCELLQNQYNKVREEEDHWQDDLARWKNRRRSASQDLIKKEEERKMMEKLMTVDGAQGHRRKSIKTYKEIVEEKERREQELHEAYRRARTPQEAAAVLQHYALRFTISEAVLERLQLPKQADPGAPPAEPSGPLPLPQPATPPLAPGPMKYLRQQSAPMPKFTSTVEATVVGVTPTQATAAAAPTHPPTRMVLPKTVPLLAPKPYITPRSSQTGLRSIKADGMVRVNGETGEVSGRLENSWGGAKDNGASPVKEAASLPLSPPTTLSSPKKEPEDEMGGRDVGRGAGDEPPAVQEAACVTCLGESEEATPPALAEVEATPIRPSSLPTDLQRESVVSESAEAGNADTQEREDEAKPAAVQQPVTGDGVQDVASAEQEAEEKGPHVRMERGCVVTTTILTELTQTQILPSNMPEMKRAGDEEAPSPRRSEAPPPNAQPPCEAPVSELAYSAGNSRLRWEFFTLPDDQEKDLVNIPTPVLSLPKRVDHWSWDPDEERRRQERWQQEQERMLQEKYQREQEKLKQEWERAQKEVEEEERKYHEEERKILEETVTPLTPTLTPTLPSIFGDSAAPPSPQNTIVRSLADWDRKQELLEKQANEPQQDNNVAQDTGTRNGSSANLTLRSPIPQSTTQTTAVTPGLQNGQQAPLDPSQSSVPQLQFIQDASWASKRPEAQQQDEVWKKTASLDRNWSSQPAQSGGMKRSGSCENVGTHPSKSSPFSSATQPPSPNRSVSGKKLCSSCTHPLGKGAAMIIETLGLYFHIQCFKCGICKGQLGDTSTGTDVRIRNGLLNCHECYIKSRAAGQPTTL, encoded by the exons GGGTTCAGACTGCAATCGAAAGCTGAAGAAT GTCTTGATCACCATATATTGGCTGGGGAAGGCCGCCAACAGCTGTACGACTTACAACGGGCCAACTCTGGACCTGAAGGAGTTCGAGGGGCTGTTGTCACAAATGAGAAAG GAGGCCGAGGACATGGAGAGCCCCAAGAGGAATGTCCGGGACAGCGGCTACATCGACTGCTGGGACTCGGAGCGCAGTGACTCGTTGTCACCCCCACGGCATGGCCGTGATGACTCCTTCGACAGCCTGGACTCCTTCGGCTCGCGCTCGCAGCAGACGCCCTCCCCTGACGTGGTGATCCGTGGGAGCAGCGATG GCCGCGGTAGCGACTCGGAAACCGACGCCCCCCACAGGAAGCTGCCGGACATGCGTAAGGATGACATGCTGGCGCGGCGTACCTCCTATAACGAGCCCCGCACCATGATGCCCTTCAACCAGTACCTGCCCAATAAGAGCAACCAGAGTGCCTATGTTCCCGCCTCCCTGCGCAAGAAAAGGGCGGAACGCGAGGATAGCCGCAAGAGCTGGAGCACGGCCACCTCTCCCATTGGAGGAGAGAGGCCCTTCAG CCACCCGGAGGCCATACAGGAAGAGGGGTTACAGCCAGAGGAAGGAGAGGATCGCACTAGGGCTCTTCTGAAGACCGTCACAGGGGGCGGGACGACCTGTTTGACCCCGCCTCTGTGGGAGGGCAAGGACGAGCAGGAGATCAAAAAGCTGGAGCGGCTGGAGAAGGCCGGGATCCGGGTGCTACCTGCCGCCATTCGTTACAGCAG CTTGAAGCCCGCTGGCAAAGAGCCTCCCAGGGGCCCCACCCCTGACATTATCCTGCGGAAGGACAACGAGTTCTCGAGGATGCAACAGGAGCACGAGTCGGACTCgggcgaggaagaggaggccGAGCGACGGGTGCCCGATGTGGAGAAGGATGACCTGGCCTCCAGGAGGGCGCAGATGAGCCGCGGTACCCCTCGCATGCAGCAGCAATTCCTCCCGTCCTCCTGCAGCAGCCAGGACCGCGAGAGGTGGGAGCGCATCCGGCGCAGCTCCCAGCAGGCGGCGCTAGagaggcagcagcagcaggtgcTCAG CGAGACTAAGGACTCCTCCCGGCTCGAGCCCAACGCCGTCGCCCCTaaagaaattcccccagtgcaGCCCCAGCTGCAGGAGGGGCAAGGAGTCAGCCCACAGGCCCTCCCTAATGCGCTGAGGGACGATCTGGCCCGCAGAAGAGCACACAGCGGGCCCCCACCCCAAAGGGAGAACCTGTCGGCCTTCATGCAGGCCTCCATCACCCAGTCCGACCTGGAGAAGTGGGAGCGCCTTAAGATGACAGTAGAGACCAG CGAGACCGAGGCCCCCTCCCAGGATTCGTCATTTGGCATGGTCGCCCGTAAGGGGAGCTCCTGGGTGCCGGAGGAGTGGGAGGAGCAGAGGAAGGAAGCCGAGCATGGAGGCAGTTCTCATGCGATACCAAATGTGCAGAAGGATGATCTGGCCCGTAGGAGAGCCCAGAGCAGCCTCCTCTCCCAAAGGGACGCCCCGCAGAGCTGCTTCCAGGCCTCAATCACGCAGTCCGACCTGGAGAAGTGGGATCGCCTTAAGATGACAGTTGAGACCAG TGAGGCCCCCTCGGCACCCGTCTGCCAGGCCTGCCTAGAAAAGAGCTGGCAGCCCCCTGCCATCCTGGCCGATACGGCCGCGCGGGACGACCTGGCCAGCCGGCGCGCCCGCGCCCACCAGCGACCGGCCGCCAGCCGGCAGCGCTTCGTACACTTTGGCCCCGTCACCGAGATCGACCAGAAGTGCTGGGAGAAGCTGAGCATAGCACGGCCgggggaggaggagcaggaggcggAGTCGGGGGCGGGGCCGGGGAACGAGAGCCTGACACTGCGGCGCCTCCTGTCGGCCGCCGCTGTGGCCACACCCACCATCGGCCTGGGCTCCCAGCTCACTGAGCGGGCTGCCAG CCCCAGCGGCCTGATCGGTGGCGAAGCCGCACGCTTGCCAATGCTGCCCGAGCTGGTGCATAGAGAGAACGATGCCCTGGACCAAAAGCTGGCTCAGTACAAAAGgcaagaggaagaagaggaagcgGAGGAGGTGAGGGGGGAGAGGTCGCCTGACCTGGAGAAAGATGACATGCTGGCTCGCAGGACCAAGGTCTTCCACAAGTCCACGAGCAGTCCTGCCTACAACAGGTTCCTCCCTTTGCCGGGGTCCAAGGTTCAAGCCCCGAGGGAGGGAGCCCTAAGTAGCCCCAAAGCTTTGGGAAAAACCGTCGATGATCCCGCCGGTCGGGGGGAGTCCCCAAAAGAGGAGGTGTTCCCCGACAGGCCGAGAGATGGGAAGGAGCTCAG ACCAGTGCTCCGTGTCCAAGAACCCCAGGGAATGGTGGACGCCACGGCTCACTCTGACCAAGATATAGCAGTGCCCGTGTCTGCTATCGTAAAGTCCAGCGATGAGGAGGAGTGTGAAGAGGAAAGGCCGCTGCCCAATTTGGAGAAAGATGACATGCATGCACGCCGGACCGGAGCGTTTCAGAAGGCAGCTGGACCAGCCTTTAACAGCTTCCTCCCAGTCCCCGGGTCCGTCAGACACAAATCCGCACCTGTCTCTGCGGCTGCTGGGTCCACTTCCAGCAAGCCGGTGGAACAAGGAAAGATACCTCCTAGTGAAAG CCCGAGTATCACATACTCAGCGGAAATGCAGCAAGGTCCTCCTGCCGTCATCACCATGCCCCTTAACCTGGCCGGGAAACCCGGGGGTGGCCCAGAAAAGTCCCTGCAACCCCCTCGGGGGATAGAGGGAGAGGAGGCAGGAGAGGACAGGAAGTTGACATCCCTTCCTGTTAAAGTTGGGAGAGATGACATGTGGAGCTGGCACAGCCATGCCCCTCCTGCACGCACTTCTCCCAGCCCCCCCTGCTACCTGCCCGCACCAGGATCCCAGCAGGAGGCGTCAGGGAGGGCCGAGGCAGAGGGGGAAGAACTGCCATGGGGGCCTTCTGGTTTAGATGACGAGATGCCCCCAAT ATTCAGCCACAGAGCTGCTAGTGTGTCAGATGACCCAGA GAGTGTCAGCATGATTGACATGCGGTGTGAGGAAGAGGCGATCCTGCAGCCCTACAGTCAGGCGCGTTGTGAGCTCTTGCAGAATCAGTACAACAAGGTCCGGGAAGAGGAAGACCACTGGCAGGAT GACCTGGCTCGCTGGAAGAATCGCAGGAGGAGTGCCTCACAGGACCTGAtcaagaaggaggaggagaggaagaTGATGGAGAAGCTAATGACTGTGGACGGAGCCCAGGGTCACAGGAGGAAGAGCATCAAGACCTACAAGGAGATAGTGGAAGAGAA ggaacgGCGTGAGCAGGAGCTGCACGAGGCATACCGGAGGGCGCGTACCCCCCAGGAAGCGGCGGCCGTGCTTCAGCACTACGCCCTACGCTTCACCATCAGCGAGGCCGTACTGGAACGCCTGCAGCTGCCCAAACAAGCGGACCCTGGTGCCCCCCCAGCCGAGCCCTCGGGCCCCTTGCCGCTGCCACAACCGGCCACCCCACCCCTGGCCCCAGGCCCCATGAAGTACCTCCGACAGCAGTCTGCCCCCATGCCCAAGTTCACGTCTACGGTGGAGGCCACTGTTGTGGGGGTGACCCCGACACAGGCCACCGCAGCCGCCGCCCCGACACACCCCCCAACTCGCATGGTCCTACCCAAGACTGTGCCACTTTTGGCCCCCAAACCCTACATCACGCCCAGGAGTTCGCAAACAGGTCTCCGATCTATTAAG GCAGATGGAATGGTGCGCGTGAACGGGGAGACGGGGGAGGTGTCCGGCAGGCTGGAGAACAGCTGGGGCGGAGCCAAGGACAATGGGGCGTCGCCAGTGAAGGAGGCAGCTTCCCTGCCTCTGTCCCCGCCCACCACCTTGAGCAGCCCCAAGAAGGAGCCAGAGGACGAGATGGGCGGGAGGGACGTCGGTCGTGGTGCCGGTGATGAGCCCCCGGCCGTGCAGGaagccgcctgtgtcacatgtctgGGGGAGTCGGAAGAAGCCACGCCTCCAGCTCTCGCCGAGGTTGAAGCCACACCCATCAGACCATCCTCCCTCCCAACG gatctcCAGAGAGAGAGTGTGGTGTCGGAGAGCGCTGAAGCCGGCAATGCAGACACGCAGGAGAGGGAAGATGAGGCGAAACCTGCAGCTGTACAGCAGCCAGTCACAG GTGATGGAGTGCAGGACGTGGCGTCAGCCGAGCAGGAGGCTGAGGAGAAGGGACCGCATGTGAGGATGGAACGGGGCTGTGTGGTGACAACCACCATCCTGACGGAACTCACTCAGACACAG ATCCTGCCCAGTAACATGCCAGAGATGAAGAGGGCTGGGGACGAGGAGGCCCCCTCTCCAAGGAGATCCGAGGCACCCCCACCCAacgcccagccaccctgtgaaGCACCTGTGTCAG AGTTGGCTTACAGTGCCGGTAACTCTAGGTTACGCTGGGAGTTCTTCACGTTGCCAG ACGATCAGGAGAAGGACCTCGTAAAT ATCCCCACCCCAGTGTTGAGTCTGCCCAAGCGGGTCGACCACTGGTCTTGGGACCCGGACGAGGAGCGCAGGCGTCAGGAACGATGgcagcaggaacaggagcgcatgCTTCAG GAGAAGTACCAGCGGGAGCAGGAAAAGCTGAAGCAGGAGTGGGAGAGAGCTCagaaggaggtggaggaggaggagaggaagtACCATGAGGAG GAGAGGAAGATCTTGGAGGAAACGGTGACCCCCCTGACCCCCACCctgacccccaccctgccctccaTCTTCGGGGACTCAGCcgcaccccccagcccccagaaCACCATCGTCCGCTCGCTGGCCGACTGGGACCGCAAGCAGGAGCTGCTGGAGAAGCAAGCT AATGAGCCACAACAGGACAACAACGTGGCCCAGGACACAGGAACCAGGAACGGGTCCAG TGCCAACCTCACCCTCCGCAGCCCGATCCCACAAAGCACCACCCAGACAACAGCAGTCACACCGGGTCTGCAGAACGGCCAACAAGCCCCGCTGGACCCGAGCCAGTCCAGCGTGCCTCAGCTGCAGTTCATCCAAG ATGCATCGTGGGCCAGCAAGAGGCCTGAGGCtcagcagcaggacgaggtgtGGAAGAAGACAGCCTCCCTGGATCGCAACTGGAGTTCGCAGCCGGCCCAGTCAGGGGGAATGAAAAG GTCTGGATCCTGTGAAAATGTAGGGACACACCCATCTAAGTCATCCCCATTCTCATCTGCCACCCAGCCCCCGTCTCCCAACAG gtcggTGAGCGGGAAGAAGCTGTGCTCCAGTTGTACCCACCCATTAGGCAAAGGTGCTGCCATGATCATTGAGACTCTTGGCCTCTACTTCCACATCCAGTGCTTTAAG TGTGGGATCTGTAAGGGGCAGCTAGGGGACACCAGCACAGGTACAGATGTGAGGATTCGAAACGGCCTCCTCAACTGCCACGAATGCTACATCAAATCGCGTG CTGCTGGCCAGCCCACCACTTTGTGA